In one window of Phyllopteryx taeniolatus isolate TA_2022b chromosome 23, UOR_Ptae_1.2, whole genome shotgun sequence DNA:
- the kirrel1a gene encoding kin of IRRE-like protein 1a isoform X1, producing the protein MQRLLLLLTLLVTLQTVWTARFSQEPADQSVVRGQRVILSCVVFNYSGIVQWTKDGLALGIGEDLRAWPRYRVLRVQELGQYNLEILSADLSDDSLYECQAPDAALRSRRAKLTVLIPPDDPVIDGGPEVLLNAGESYNLSCVSRGAKPPSVIEWLKDGLPVDGAVSGTEVLPDRKRVTTRSFLPIHPIDADTGRNYSCVASNLAAPAGKSTTVTLNVHHPPTVTLSIEPRSVLEGDRVTFTCQAQANPPIMGYRWAKGGVVLQGARESVFTTKADHSFFTEPVSCLVFNAVGKTNVSILVDVHFGPILLVEPQPKTVDVDSDVNLNCKWAGNPPLTLTWFKKGSNMVLSNSNQLYLKSVSQADAGQYVCKAIVPRIGVGETEVTLAVNGPPIISSDPIQYAVRGERGEVKCYIASTPPPDKIVWAWKENVWEEEKGTLLERYTVEQSRTSAEGGGVLSTLTVNNVMESDFLTSYNCTASNSFGPGTMIITLEETEEVPVGIIAGGTVGSTILLFIFLLILVLIFYWQRKGSRRGVTLGKPDIKVETINKESHSLEEDSASVSTASRMVKAMYSFLPSVSFSPSNQPFKDDIELKSDLRSDTVDTRQEYDLKDPTNGYYNVRASTLDEGRPASRSTMHYSDYRSPTGTPGGAASISGSSAGGSGAAAPGPPGPLTSPGRPQACYDPRPPSRLSHISYAQFNTFTRGGQNQQPPSNPAPTAGDFPGDCGLLDSTSQLAYDNYGYPSHYQTYRMGFAPSSLAPLEAGPSYEMYGVGSGVAGPSVGVGPAPTGSDTGLGKYGSSARFSYTSQHSDYSHSRHTQRMQTHV; encoded by the exons ATGCAgaggctgctgctgctcctcacTTTGCTCGTCACTTTACAAACTG TCTGGACCGCCAGATTCTCCCAGGAGCCGGCGGACCAGTCGGTGGTGCGGGGACAGAGGGTGATCCTCTCCTGCGTCGTCTTCAACTACTCGGGCATCGTTCAGTGGACCAAAGATGGCCTGGCGCTGGGCATCGGCGAGGACCTGCGGG CCTGGCCTAGGTACCGAGTGCTGCGGGTCCAGGAGCTGGGCCAGTACAACCTCGAGATCTTGTCAGCTGACCTGTCTGATGACTCCTTGTACGAGTGCCAAGCCCCCGATGCCGCCCTGAGGTCCAGGAGGGCCAAGCTCACCGTCCTCA TCCCCCCAGACGACCCGGTGATCGACGGCGGTCCGGAGGTTCTGCTCAACGCGGGGGAGTCCTACAACCTCAGCTGTGTGTCTCGGGGTGCTAAACCGCCCTCCGTGATCGAGTGGCTTAAAGACGGCCTGCCTGTCGACGGGGCCGTCAGTGGCACT GAGGTTCTCCCAGACCGTAAGAGGGTGACCACGCGCAGCTTCCTGCCCATCCACCCCATCGACGCAGACACAGGGAGGAACTACAGCTGTGTGGCCTCCAACCTGGCGGCCCCTGCGGGCAAGAGCACAACTGTTACCCTCAATGTGCACC ATCCACCGACAGTGACCTTGTCCATCGAGCCTCGCTCCGTCCTGGAGGGCGACAGGGTCACCTTCACTTGTCAAGCCCAGGCCAATCCCCCGATTATGGGCTACAG GTGGGCCAAGGGTGGCGTGGTGCTGCAGGGCGCCAGGGAGAGTGTGTTCACCACCAAAGCGGACCACTCCTTCTTCACCGAGCCGGTCTCTTGCCTCGTCTTCAACGCCGTGGGGAAGACCAACGTCAGCATCCTGGTGGACGTTCACT TCGGTCCCATTCTGTTGGTGGAGCCTCAGCCCAAAACGGTGGACGTCGACTCTGACGTCAACCTCAACTGCAAATGGGCCGGGAACCCCCCGCTCACTCTCACGTGGTTCAAGAAAGGTTCCAACAtg GTTCTGAGTAACAGCAACCAACTGTACTTGAAGTCCGTGAGCCAGGCCGACGCGGGCCAGTACGTATGCAAGGCCATCGTGCCGCGGATCGGCGTCGGAGAGACCGAGGTCACGCTCGCCGTCAACG GCCCACCCATCATCTCCAGCGACCCCATCCAGTATGCAGTGCGAGGGGAACGGGGCGAGGTCAAATGCTACATTGCGAGCACACCTCCTCCGGATAAGATT GTGTGGGCGTGGAAGGAGAACGTGTGGGAGGAGGAGAAGGGCACGCTTCTGGAGCGCTACACGGTGGAGCAGAGCAGAACGTCGGCCGAGGGCGGCGGCGTCCTCTCCACCCTCACCGTCAACAACGTGATGGAGTCCGACTTCCTGACCTCGTACAACTGCACGGCCTCCAACTCCTTCGGGCCCGGCACCATGATCATCACGCTGGAGGAGACGG AGGAGGTCCCAGTGGGGATAATTGCCGGGGGGACGGTGGGATCCACCATCCTCTTGTTCATCTTCCTCCTGATCCTCGTACTCATCTTCTACTGGCAACGCAAAGGCA GTCGGCGAGGGGTCACGCTGGGAAAGCCGGACATTAAGGTGGAAACCATAAacaaggagagccacagctTGGAGGAGGACTCGGCCAGCGTGTCCACGGCCTCACGCATGGTGAAGGCCATGTACTCg TTTCTCCCCTCTGTGTCTTTCTCTCCCTCCAATCAGCCCTTTAAGGACGACATCGAGCTCAAGTCGGACCTCCGCAGCGACACCGTGGACACCCGCCAGGAGTACGACCTGAAG GATCCCACCAACGGCTACTACAACGTACGAGCTTCCACGCTGGACGAAGGTCGTCCCGCCTCGCGCTCCACCATGCACTACTCCGACTACCGCTCCCCCACCGGTACTCCGGGGGGCGCCGCATCCATTAGCGGCAGCAGCGCGGGAGGGTCGGGCGCCGCGGCCCCCGGCCCGCCGGGCCCCCTCACCTCCCCGGGCCGCCCGCAGGCCTGCTACGACCCGCGGCCCCCTTCCAGACTGTCCCACATCAGCTACGCGCAGTTCAACACTTTCACCCGCGGGGGCCAGAACCAGCAACCCCCCAGCAACCCCGCTCCCACGGCGGGCGACTTCCCGGGGGACTGCGGCCTGCTGGACTCCACCTCCCAGCTGGCGTACGACAACTACGGCTACCCGTCGCATTACCAGACGTACCGGATGGGCTTCGCCCCGTCTAGCCTGGCCCCGCTGGAGGCCGGCCCCTCGTACGAGATGTACGGGGTGGGATCGGGCGTGGCCGGTCCGAGCGTCGGCGTGGGTCCCGCGCCGACGGGCTCGGACACGGGACTCGGCAAGTACGGCAGCTCCGCTCGCTTCTCCTACACGTCGCAACACTCCGACTATTCTCACAGCCGACACACGCAGAGGATGCAGACTCACGTGTGA
- the kirrel1a gene encoding kin of IRRE-like protein 1a isoform X2: protein MQRLLLLLTLLVTLQTVWTARFSQEPADQSVVRGQRVILSCVVFNYSGIVQWTKDGLALGIGEDLRAWPRYRVLRVQELGQYNLEILSADLSDDSLYECQAPDAALRSRRAKLTVLIPPDDPVIDGGPEVLLNAGESYNLSCVSRGAKPPSVIEWLKDGLPVDGAVSGTEVLPDRKRVTTRSFLPIHPIDADTGRNYSCVASNLAAPAGKSTTVTLNVHHPPTVTLSIEPRSVLEGDRVTFTCQAQANPPIMGYRWAKGGVVLQGARESVFTTKADHSFFTEPVSCLVFNAVGKTNVSILVDVHFGPILLVEPQPKTVDVDSDVNLNCKWAGNPPLTLTWFKKGSNMVLSNSNQLYLKSVSQADAGQYVCKAIVPRIGVGETEVTLAVNGPPIISSDPIQYAVRGERGEVKCYIASTPPPDKIVWAWKENVWEEEKGTLLERYTVEQSRTSAEGGGVLSTLTVNNVMESDFLTSYNCTASNSFGPGTMIITLEETEEVPVGIIAGGTVGSTILLFIFLLILVLIFYWQRKGSRRGVTLGKPDIKVETINKESHSLEEDSASVSTASRMFLPSVSFSPSNQPFKDDIELKSDLRSDTVDTRQEYDLKDPTNGYYNVRASTLDEGRPASRSTMHYSDYRSPTGTPGGAASISGSSAGGSGAAAPGPPGPLTSPGRPQACYDPRPPSRLSHISYAQFNTFTRGGQNQQPPSNPAPTAGDFPGDCGLLDSTSQLAYDNYGYPSHYQTYRMGFAPSSLAPLEAGPSYEMYGVGSGVAGPSVGVGPAPTGSDTGLGKYGSSARFSYTSQHSDYSHSRHTQRMQTHV from the exons ATGCAgaggctgctgctgctcctcacTTTGCTCGTCACTTTACAAACTG TCTGGACCGCCAGATTCTCCCAGGAGCCGGCGGACCAGTCGGTGGTGCGGGGACAGAGGGTGATCCTCTCCTGCGTCGTCTTCAACTACTCGGGCATCGTTCAGTGGACCAAAGATGGCCTGGCGCTGGGCATCGGCGAGGACCTGCGGG CCTGGCCTAGGTACCGAGTGCTGCGGGTCCAGGAGCTGGGCCAGTACAACCTCGAGATCTTGTCAGCTGACCTGTCTGATGACTCCTTGTACGAGTGCCAAGCCCCCGATGCCGCCCTGAGGTCCAGGAGGGCCAAGCTCACCGTCCTCA TCCCCCCAGACGACCCGGTGATCGACGGCGGTCCGGAGGTTCTGCTCAACGCGGGGGAGTCCTACAACCTCAGCTGTGTGTCTCGGGGTGCTAAACCGCCCTCCGTGATCGAGTGGCTTAAAGACGGCCTGCCTGTCGACGGGGCCGTCAGTGGCACT GAGGTTCTCCCAGACCGTAAGAGGGTGACCACGCGCAGCTTCCTGCCCATCCACCCCATCGACGCAGACACAGGGAGGAACTACAGCTGTGTGGCCTCCAACCTGGCGGCCCCTGCGGGCAAGAGCACAACTGTTACCCTCAATGTGCACC ATCCACCGACAGTGACCTTGTCCATCGAGCCTCGCTCCGTCCTGGAGGGCGACAGGGTCACCTTCACTTGTCAAGCCCAGGCCAATCCCCCGATTATGGGCTACAG GTGGGCCAAGGGTGGCGTGGTGCTGCAGGGCGCCAGGGAGAGTGTGTTCACCACCAAAGCGGACCACTCCTTCTTCACCGAGCCGGTCTCTTGCCTCGTCTTCAACGCCGTGGGGAAGACCAACGTCAGCATCCTGGTGGACGTTCACT TCGGTCCCATTCTGTTGGTGGAGCCTCAGCCCAAAACGGTGGACGTCGACTCTGACGTCAACCTCAACTGCAAATGGGCCGGGAACCCCCCGCTCACTCTCACGTGGTTCAAGAAAGGTTCCAACAtg GTTCTGAGTAACAGCAACCAACTGTACTTGAAGTCCGTGAGCCAGGCCGACGCGGGCCAGTACGTATGCAAGGCCATCGTGCCGCGGATCGGCGTCGGAGAGACCGAGGTCACGCTCGCCGTCAACG GCCCACCCATCATCTCCAGCGACCCCATCCAGTATGCAGTGCGAGGGGAACGGGGCGAGGTCAAATGCTACATTGCGAGCACACCTCCTCCGGATAAGATT GTGTGGGCGTGGAAGGAGAACGTGTGGGAGGAGGAGAAGGGCACGCTTCTGGAGCGCTACACGGTGGAGCAGAGCAGAACGTCGGCCGAGGGCGGCGGCGTCCTCTCCACCCTCACCGTCAACAACGTGATGGAGTCCGACTTCCTGACCTCGTACAACTGCACGGCCTCCAACTCCTTCGGGCCCGGCACCATGATCATCACGCTGGAGGAGACGG AGGAGGTCCCAGTGGGGATAATTGCCGGGGGGACGGTGGGATCCACCATCCTCTTGTTCATCTTCCTCCTGATCCTCGTACTCATCTTCTACTGGCAACGCAAAGGCA GTCGGCGAGGGGTCACGCTGGGAAAGCCGGACATTAAGGTGGAAACCATAAacaaggagagccacagctTGGAGGAGGACTCGGCCAGCGTGTCCACGGCCTCACGCATG TTTCTCCCCTCTGTGTCTTTCTCTCCCTCCAATCAGCCCTTTAAGGACGACATCGAGCTCAAGTCGGACCTCCGCAGCGACACCGTGGACACCCGCCAGGAGTACGACCTGAAG GATCCCACCAACGGCTACTACAACGTACGAGCTTCCACGCTGGACGAAGGTCGTCCCGCCTCGCGCTCCACCATGCACTACTCCGACTACCGCTCCCCCACCGGTACTCCGGGGGGCGCCGCATCCATTAGCGGCAGCAGCGCGGGAGGGTCGGGCGCCGCGGCCCCCGGCCCGCCGGGCCCCCTCACCTCCCCGGGCCGCCCGCAGGCCTGCTACGACCCGCGGCCCCCTTCCAGACTGTCCCACATCAGCTACGCGCAGTTCAACACTTTCACCCGCGGGGGCCAGAACCAGCAACCCCCCAGCAACCCCGCTCCCACGGCGGGCGACTTCCCGGGGGACTGCGGCCTGCTGGACTCCACCTCCCAGCTGGCGTACGACAACTACGGCTACCCGTCGCATTACCAGACGTACCGGATGGGCTTCGCCCCGTCTAGCCTGGCCCCGCTGGAGGCCGGCCCCTCGTACGAGATGTACGGGGTGGGATCGGGCGTGGCCGGTCCGAGCGTCGGCGTGGGTCCCGCGCCGACGGGCTCGGACACGGGACTCGGCAAGTACGGCAGCTCCGCTCGCTTCTCCTACACGTCGCAACACTCCGACTATTCTCACAGCCGACACACGCAGAGGATGCAGACTCACGTGTGA
- the kirrel1a gene encoding kin of IRRE-like protein 1a isoform X4: MQRLLLLLTLLVTLQTVWTARFSQEPADQSVVRGQRVILSCVVFNYSGIVQWTKDGLALGIGEDLRAWPRYRVLRVQELGQYNLEILSADLSDDSLYECQAPDAALRSRRAKLTVLIPPDDPVIDGGPEVLLNAGESYNLSCVSRGAKPPSVIEWLKDGLPVDGAVSGTEVLPDRKRVTTRSFLPIHPIDADTGRNYSCVASNLAAPAGKSTTVTLNVHHPPTVTLSIEPRSVLEGDRVTFTCQAQANPPIMGYRWAKGGVVLQGARESVFTTKADHSFFTEPVSCLVFNAVGKTNVSILVDVHFGPILLVEPQPKTVDVDSDVNLNCKWAGNPPLTLTWFKKGSNMVLSNSNQLYLKSVSQADAGQYVCKAIVPRIGVGETEVTLAVNGPPIISSDPIQYAVRGERGEVKCYIASTPPPDKIVWAWKENVWEEEKGTLLERYTVEQSRTSAEGGGVLSTLTVNNVMESDFLTSYNCTASNSFGPGTMIITLEETEEVPVGIIAGGTVGSTILLFIFLLILVLIFYWQRKGSRRGVTLGKPDIKVETINKESHSLEEDSASVSTASRMPFKDDIELKSDLRSDTVDTRQEYDLKDPTNGYYNVRASTLDEGRPASRSTMHYSDYRSPTGTPGGAASISGSSAGGSGAAAPGPPGPLTSPGRPQACYDPRPPSRLSHISYAQFNTFTRGGQNQQPPSNPAPTAGDFPGDCGLLDSTSQLAYDNYGYPSHYQTYRMGFAPSSLAPLEAGPSYEMYGVGSGVAGPSVGVGPAPTGSDTGLGKYGSSARFSYTSQHSDYSHSRHTQRMQTHV, encoded by the exons ATGCAgaggctgctgctgctcctcacTTTGCTCGTCACTTTACAAACTG TCTGGACCGCCAGATTCTCCCAGGAGCCGGCGGACCAGTCGGTGGTGCGGGGACAGAGGGTGATCCTCTCCTGCGTCGTCTTCAACTACTCGGGCATCGTTCAGTGGACCAAAGATGGCCTGGCGCTGGGCATCGGCGAGGACCTGCGGG CCTGGCCTAGGTACCGAGTGCTGCGGGTCCAGGAGCTGGGCCAGTACAACCTCGAGATCTTGTCAGCTGACCTGTCTGATGACTCCTTGTACGAGTGCCAAGCCCCCGATGCCGCCCTGAGGTCCAGGAGGGCCAAGCTCACCGTCCTCA TCCCCCCAGACGACCCGGTGATCGACGGCGGTCCGGAGGTTCTGCTCAACGCGGGGGAGTCCTACAACCTCAGCTGTGTGTCTCGGGGTGCTAAACCGCCCTCCGTGATCGAGTGGCTTAAAGACGGCCTGCCTGTCGACGGGGCCGTCAGTGGCACT GAGGTTCTCCCAGACCGTAAGAGGGTGACCACGCGCAGCTTCCTGCCCATCCACCCCATCGACGCAGACACAGGGAGGAACTACAGCTGTGTGGCCTCCAACCTGGCGGCCCCTGCGGGCAAGAGCACAACTGTTACCCTCAATGTGCACC ATCCACCGACAGTGACCTTGTCCATCGAGCCTCGCTCCGTCCTGGAGGGCGACAGGGTCACCTTCACTTGTCAAGCCCAGGCCAATCCCCCGATTATGGGCTACAG GTGGGCCAAGGGTGGCGTGGTGCTGCAGGGCGCCAGGGAGAGTGTGTTCACCACCAAAGCGGACCACTCCTTCTTCACCGAGCCGGTCTCTTGCCTCGTCTTCAACGCCGTGGGGAAGACCAACGTCAGCATCCTGGTGGACGTTCACT TCGGTCCCATTCTGTTGGTGGAGCCTCAGCCCAAAACGGTGGACGTCGACTCTGACGTCAACCTCAACTGCAAATGGGCCGGGAACCCCCCGCTCACTCTCACGTGGTTCAAGAAAGGTTCCAACAtg GTTCTGAGTAACAGCAACCAACTGTACTTGAAGTCCGTGAGCCAGGCCGACGCGGGCCAGTACGTATGCAAGGCCATCGTGCCGCGGATCGGCGTCGGAGAGACCGAGGTCACGCTCGCCGTCAACG GCCCACCCATCATCTCCAGCGACCCCATCCAGTATGCAGTGCGAGGGGAACGGGGCGAGGTCAAATGCTACATTGCGAGCACACCTCCTCCGGATAAGATT GTGTGGGCGTGGAAGGAGAACGTGTGGGAGGAGGAGAAGGGCACGCTTCTGGAGCGCTACACGGTGGAGCAGAGCAGAACGTCGGCCGAGGGCGGCGGCGTCCTCTCCACCCTCACCGTCAACAACGTGATGGAGTCCGACTTCCTGACCTCGTACAACTGCACGGCCTCCAACTCCTTCGGGCCCGGCACCATGATCATCACGCTGGAGGAGACGG AGGAGGTCCCAGTGGGGATAATTGCCGGGGGGACGGTGGGATCCACCATCCTCTTGTTCATCTTCCTCCTGATCCTCGTACTCATCTTCTACTGGCAACGCAAAGGCA GTCGGCGAGGGGTCACGCTGGGAAAGCCGGACATTAAGGTGGAAACCATAAacaaggagagccacagctTGGAGGAGGACTCGGCCAGCGTGTCCACGGCCTCACGCATG CCCTTTAAGGACGACATCGAGCTCAAGTCGGACCTCCGCAGCGACACCGTGGACACCCGCCAGGAGTACGACCTGAAG GATCCCACCAACGGCTACTACAACGTACGAGCTTCCACGCTGGACGAAGGTCGTCCCGCCTCGCGCTCCACCATGCACTACTCCGACTACCGCTCCCCCACCGGTACTCCGGGGGGCGCCGCATCCATTAGCGGCAGCAGCGCGGGAGGGTCGGGCGCCGCGGCCCCCGGCCCGCCGGGCCCCCTCACCTCCCCGGGCCGCCCGCAGGCCTGCTACGACCCGCGGCCCCCTTCCAGACTGTCCCACATCAGCTACGCGCAGTTCAACACTTTCACCCGCGGGGGCCAGAACCAGCAACCCCCCAGCAACCCCGCTCCCACGGCGGGCGACTTCCCGGGGGACTGCGGCCTGCTGGACTCCACCTCCCAGCTGGCGTACGACAACTACGGCTACCCGTCGCATTACCAGACGTACCGGATGGGCTTCGCCCCGTCTAGCCTGGCCCCGCTGGAGGCCGGCCCCTCGTACGAGATGTACGGGGTGGGATCGGGCGTGGCCGGTCCGAGCGTCGGCGTGGGTCCCGCGCCGACGGGCTCGGACACGGGACTCGGCAAGTACGGCAGCTCCGCTCGCTTCTCCTACACGTCGCAACACTCCGACTATTCTCACAGCCGACACACGCAGAGGATGCAGACTCACGTGTGA
- the kirrel1a gene encoding kin of IRRE-like protein 1a isoform X3, giving the protein MQRLLLLLTLLVTLQTVWTARFSQEPADQSVVRGQRVILSCVVFNYSGIVQWTKDGLALGIGEDLRAWPRYRVLRVQELGQYNLEILSADLSDDSLYECQAPDAALRSRRAKLTVLIPPDDPVIDGGPEVLLNAGESYNLSCVSRGAKPPSVIEWLKDGLPVDGAVSGTEVLPDRKRVTTRSFLPIHPIDADTGRNYSCVASNLAAPAGKSTTVTLNVHHPPTVTLSIEPRSVLEGDRVTFTCQAQANPPIMGYRWAKGGVVLQGARESVFTTKADHSFFTEPVSCLVFNAVGKTNVSILVDVHFGPILLVEPQPKTVDVDSDVNLNCKWAGNPPLTLTWFKKGSNMVLSNSNQLYLKSVSQADAGQYVCKAIVPRIGVGETEVTLAVNGPPIISSDPIQYAVRGERGEVKCYIASTPPPDKIVWAWKENVWEEEKGTLLERYTVEQSRTSAEGGGVLSTLTVNNVMESDFLTSYNCTASNSFGPGTMIITLEETEEVPVGIIAGGTVGSTILLFIFLLILVLIFYWQRKGSRRGVTLGKPDIKVETINKESHSLEEDSASVSTASRMVKAMYSPFKDDIELKSDLRSDTVDTRQEYDLKDPTNGYYNVRASTLDEGRPASRSTMHYSDYRSPTGTPGGAASISGSSAGGSGAAAPGPPGPLTSPGRPQACYDPRPPSRLSHISYAQFNTFTRGGQNQQPPSNPAPTAGDFPGDCGLLDSTSQLAYDNYGYPSHYQTYRMGFAPSSLAPLEAGPSYEMYGVGSGVAGPSVGVGPAPTGSDTGLGKYGSSARFSYTSQHSDYSHSRHTQRMQTHV; this is encoded by the exons ATGCAgaggctgctgctgctcctcacTTTGCTCGTCACTTTACAAACTG TCTGGACCGCCAGATTCTCCCAGGAGCCGGCGGACCAGTCGGTGGTGCGGGGACAGAGGGTGATCCTCTCCTGCGTCGTCTTCAACTACTCGGGCATCGTTCAGTGGACCAAAGATGGCCTGGCGCTGGGCATCGGCGAGGACCTGCGGG CCTGGCCTAGGTACCGAGTGCTGCGGGTCCAGGAGCTGGGCCAGTACAACCTCGAGATCTTGTCAGCTGACCTGTCTGATGACTCCTTGTACGAGTGCCAAGCCCCCGATGCCGCCCTGAGGTCCAGGAGGGCCAAGCTCACCGTCCTCA TCCCCCCAGACGACCCGGTGATCGACGGCGGTCCGGAGGTTCTGCTCAACGCGGGGGAGTCCTACAACCTCAGCTGTGTGTCTCGGGGTGCTAAACCGCCCTCCGTGATCGAGTGGCTTAAAGACGGCCTGCCTGTCGACGGGGCCGTCAGTGGCACT GAGGTTCTCCCAGACCGTAAGAGGGTGACCACGCGCAGCTTCCTGCCCATCCACCCCATCGACGCAGACACAGGGAGGAACTACAGCTGTGTGGCCTCCAACCTGGCGGCCCCTGCGGGCAAGAGCACAACTGTTACCCTCAATGTGCACC ATCCACCGACAGTGACCTTGTCCATCGAGCCTCGCTCCGTCCTGGAGGGCGACAGGGTCACCTTCACTTGTCAAGCCCAGGCCAATCCCCCGATTATGGGCTACAG GTGGGCCAAGGGTGGCGTGGTGCTGCAGGGCGCCAGGGAGAGTGTGTTCACCACCAAAGCGGACCACTCCTTCTTCACCGAGCCGGTCTCTTGCCTCGTCTTCAACGCCGTGGGGAAGACCAACGTCAGCATCCTGGTGGACGTTCACT TCGGTCCCATTCTGTTGGTGGAGCCTCAGCCCAAAACGGTGGACGTCGACTCTGACGTCAACCTCAACTGCAAATGGGCCGGGAACCCCCCGCTCACTCTCACGTGGTTCAAGAAAGGTTCCAACAtg GTTCTGAGTAACAGCAACCAACTGTACTTGAAGTCCGTGAGCCAGGCCGACGCGGGCCAGTACGTATGCAAGGCCATCGTGCCGCGGATCGGCGTCGGAGAGACCGAGGTCACGCTCGCCGTCAACG GCCCACCCATCATCTCCAGCGACCCCATCCAGTATGCAGTGCGAGGGGAACGGGGCGAGGTCAAATGCTACATTGCGAGCACACCTCCTCCGGATAAGATT GTGTGGGCGTGGAAGGAGAACGTGTGGGAGGAGGAGAAGGGCACGCTTCTGGAGCGCTACACGGTGGAGCAGAGCAGAACGTCGGCCGAGGGCGGCGGCGTCCTCTCCACCCTCACCGTCAACAACGTGATGGAGTCCGACTTCCTGACCTCGTACAACTGCACGGCCTCCAACTCCTTCGGGCCCGGCACCATGATCATCACGCTGGAGGAGACGG AGGAGGTCCCAGTGGGGATAATTGCCGGGGGGACGGTGGGATCCACCATCCTCTTGTTCATCTTCCTCCTGATCCTCGTACTCATCTTCTACTGGCAACGCAAAGGCA GTCGGCGAGGGGTCACGCTGGGAAAGCCGGACATTAAGGTGGAAACCATAAacaaggagagccacagctTGGAGGAGGACTCGGCCAGCGTGTCCACGGCCTCACGCATGGTGAAGGCCATGTACTCg CCCTTTAAGGACGACATCGAGCTCAAGTCGGACCTCCGCAGCGACACCGTGGACACCCGCCAGGAGTACGACCTGAAG GATCCCACCAACGGCTACTACAACGTACGAGCTTCCACGCTGGACGAAGGTCGTCCCGCCTCGCGCTCCACCATGCACTACTCCGACTACCGCTCCCCCACCGGTACTCCGGGGGGCGCCGCATCCATTAGCGGCAGCAGCGCGGGAGGGTCGGGCGCCGCGGCCCCCGGCCCGCCGGGCCCCCTCACCTCCCCGGGCCGCCCGCAGGCCTGCTACGACCCGCGGCCCCCTTCCAGACTGTCCCACATCAGCTACGCGCAGTTCAACACTTTCACCCGCGGGGGCCAGAACCAGCAACCCCCCAGCAACCCCGCTCCCACGGCGGGCGACTTCCCGGGGGACTGCGGCCTGCTGGACTCCACCTCCCAGCTGGCGTACGACAACTACGGCTACCCGTCGCATTACCAGACGTACCGGATGGGCTTCGCCCCGTCTAGCCTGGCCCCGCTGGAGGCCGGCCCCTCGTACGAGATGTACGGGGTGGGATCGGGCGTGGCCGGTCCGAGCGTCGGCGTGGGTCCCGCGCCGACGGGCTCGGACACGGGACTCGGCAAGTACGGCAGCTCCGCTCGCTTCTCCTACACGTCGCAACACTCCGACTATTCTCACAGCCGACACACGCAGAGGATGCAGACTCACGTGTGA